One genomic region from Nymphaea colorata isolate Beijing-Zhang1983 chromosome 10, ASM883128v2, whole genome shotgun sequence encodes:
- the LOC116262792 gene encoding uncharacterized protein LOC116262792: MGSFVGHVAPGFGFFLIGLWHLFNNIKNYAAHPNSYTSLPWFPSKLSRYFELHAIMLGSAASIAMELFIGPEKHQPFDDDGTIPSYHLQNFEHSSISLFLFIYASATFLLDLLKVKVHAGLAELLAGLAFAQQLLLFHLHSADHMGVEGQYHWLLQMVIAVTLLTTVLAVPYPKSFWLAFVRSFSLMFQGVWFMVMGFMLWTPSFVPKGCRLNMEDGHLVVKCMDDKALHRAKALVNIQFSWYLAAAAVLTLIFYVVMLKIYGEEVEYKRVGVEEEEEVMQKSPDGSFLQIGKGFSAIQLER; this comes from the coding sequence ATGGGTAGTTTTGTTGGCCATGTGGCTCCTGGCTTTGGCTTCTTCCTCATCGGCCTCTGGCATCTCTTCAACAACATCAAGAACTATGCCGCCCACCCAAATTCCTACACTTCCCTACCTTGGTTCCCTTCAAAATTATCGAGGTACTTCGAACTCCATGCCATAATGCTGGGCTCCGCCGCATCCATAGCCATGGAGCTCTTCATAGGCCCGGAAAAGCACCAACCTTTTGATGACGATGGCACCATCCCTTCCTATCACCTTCAAAACTTCGAGCACTCCTCCATCTCCTTATTCCTCTTCATCTACGCCTCCGCCACCTTCTTGCTGGACTTGCTCAAGGTCAAGGTCCACGCCGGGCTGGCCGAGCTGCTAGCCGGGCTGGCCTTCGCGCAACAGCTGCTGCTCTTCCACCTCCACTCGGCTGACCACATGGGTGTGGAGGGTCAGTACCACTGGCTTCTTCAGATGGTCATAGCGGTTACCCTGCTCACCACGGTTCTTGCGGTTCCCTACCCTAAAAGCTTCTGGCTGGCTTTTGTTAGGTCCTTCAGCTTGATGTTCCAAGGGGTGTGGTTCATGGTCATGGGCTTCATGCTCTGGACCCCAAGCTTTGTGCCCAAGGGCTGCAGGTTGAATATGGAAGATGGGCACCTGGTTGTGAAATGCATGGACGACAAGGCCCTCCATAGGGCCAAGGCGCTGGTGAACATCCAGTTCAGTTGGTACTTGGCAGCTGCCGCTGTGCTCACCTTGATCTTCTATGTGGTTATGTTGAAGATATATGGGGAGGAAGTCGAGTATAAGAGGGTGGGtgtggaggaagaagaagaggtgaTGCAGAAGTCCCCTGACGGCAGCTTCCTTCAGATTGGTAAAGGATTCTCTGCAATTCAGTTAGAGAGATAA